One genomic segment of Alphaproteobacteria bacterium includes these proteins:
- a CDS encoding ABC transporter ATP-binding protein: MSGTGPSLKDKIRDVIGAIQRTRLSRRNFALGAGLGFVAALLEGAGVSAFYPIVVYFTDGMDALRAPGSVFGGVIARFEALGIEVGLGILMSFVFVPMILRQFIDYARQVHQAKVAAAALAEVRGGLLEAMIRAQMGFHLRHHHGDLFNTLVIESKRAAQLAPSIITMTTSLSIIFMGAVLLASFAPILAVLSIPIAGALAIVHFAIGKRMSRLGRDLSAIQSRSTIESGEILSATRLVKLRRQEETAIRRIDQLLGSLADNRVLSARAEALSAATVMPLGLAFAGLALYLGLANFQLSLGETAVFSLVVMRILPQFGVFGQAFGALRNNVPGAMAVERMIGEARAFPPLPSGPRKFAALDRRLRFDDVDFVYRGSGGRSAALTAASFDLRAGRINALVGPSGAGKSTAVDLLSRLYDPTRGRILVDDVDLREFDLDSWQRAISVVSQETVLFHGTVRDNLGYGLVPEPSDAEIWAALEAASADAFVRALPKKLYEDVGDRGARLSGGQRQRLSLARALLSRPRILILDEPTAALDSETEAAIGRTLLALRGEVTVIVVAHRLSTIQGADWITVLDAGTLAGQGMHEELLRSNALYRKLFGAQTVSVTNGDFGSTHELDES, from the coding sequence ATGAGCGGCACCGGGCCGTCATTGAAAGACAAGATCCGCGACGTTATCGGGGCGATCCAGCGTACGCGCTTGTCGCGGCGAAATTTCGCGCTGGGTGCCGGCCTAGGATTCGTCGCGGCCCTTTTGGAGGGAGCGGGCGTCAGCGCTTTCTATCCGATCGTCGTCTATTTCACCGACGGAATGGATGCGTTGCGGGCGCCCGGCTCCGTCTTCGGCGGAGTCATCGCGCGCTTCGAGGCTTTAGGGATCGAGGTCGGCCTCGGTATTCTGATGAGCTTCGTGTTCGTCCCGATGATTCTGCGCCAGTTCATCGACTATGCCCGCCAAGTCCATCAAGCGAAGGTCGCGGCTGCCGCGCTCGCGGAGGTGCGGGGCGGGCTGCTCGAAGCGATGATCCGTGCGCAAATGGGATTCCATCTGCGCCATCATCATGGCGATCTGTTCAATACGCTCGTGATCGAATCCAAACGTGCGGCGCAACTCGCCCCCTCGATCATCACGATGACGACGAGTCTGTCGATCATCTTTATGGGCGCCGTGCTGCTCGCCTCGTTCGCGCCGATCCTGGCTGTGCTGTCGATACCGATTGCGGGTGCCTTGGCGATCGTGCATTTCGCGATCGGCAAACGCATGTCCCGCTTGGGCCGCGATCTATCGGCGATCCAATCGCGTTCGACGATCGAATCGGGGGAAATCCTTTCGGCGACGCGATTGGTGAAGCTGCGCCGGCAGGAGGAGACAGCGATCCGCAGGATCGACCAGCTGCTCGGATCGCTCGCCGACAACCGGGTGCTTTCCGCTCGCGCCGAGGCCTTGTCGGCCGCGACAGTGATGCCGCTGGGTCTCGCCTTCGCCGGCCTCGCGCTGTATCTGGGTCTCGCCAATTTTCAATTGTCGCTTGGCGAAACCGCTGTTTTCTCTCTCGTGGTGATGCGGATTTTGCCGCAGTTCGGCGTTTTCGGTCAGGCGTTCGGCGCGCTGCGGAACAACGTGCCCGGCGCCATGGCCGTCGAACGGATGATCGGCGAAGCCCGCGCGTTCCCGCCGTTGCCCAGTGGTCCGCGAAAGTTCGCAGCGCTTGACCGTCGGTTGCGCTTCGATGACGTCGATTTCGTCTATCGCGGGTCCGGCGGACGCTCGGCCGCGCTGACGGCGGCTTCGTTCGACCTGCGGGCCGGGCGGATCAACGCGCTGGTCGGCCCATCGGGGGCGGGAAAGTCCACGGCCGTCGATCTGCTGTCGCGGCTCTACGATCCGACGCGCGGCCGTATTCTCGTGGACGACGTCGATCTTCGCGAGTTCGATCTGGATTCCTGGCAACGCGCGATCTCCGTCGTGTCGCAGGAGACGGTGCTTTTCCACGGCACGGTGCGCGACAATCTTGGTTACGGTCTCGTGCCCGAGCCGTCGGACGCTGAAATTTGGGCCGCCTTGGAAGCGGCGAGCGCCGACGCGTTTGTGCGCGCCCTGCCAAAAAAGCTGTACGAAGATGTCGGCGATCGAGGGGCCCGCCTGTCGGGCGGGCAGCGCCAGCGATTATCGCTTGCCCGCGCACTTCTTTCCCGTCCGCGGATCCTGATCCTCGACGAGCCGACGGCGGCGCTGGATTCGGAGACCGAGGCGGCGATCGGGCGGACGTTGTTGGCGTTGCGCGGGGAGGTGACGGTGATCGTCGTCGCGCACCGGCTGTCGACCATTCAGGGGGCCGATTGGATTACGGTGCTTGACGCCGGAACGCTGGCCGGGCAAGGAATGCATGAAGAGCTGTTGCGTTCGAACGCGCTATACCGCAAGCTTTTCGGCGCGCAAACCGTTTCGGTCACTAATGGCGATTTCGGTTCAACGCACGAACTTGACGAATCATGA
- a CDS encoding acylneuraminate cytidylyltransferase family protein, producing the protein MEPLLAIIPARGGSKGVPRKNLRVVGDRSLLVRAIDSARGVPGIGTVLVSTDDAEIADAARAAGASVPFLRPAALAGDVAPTLPVVRHALDWARSNGMRPPAIVLLEPTSPFRTTALVAAAVERFAAGDCRSVVSVVPLERKPENIFVAGRHLERYIRDPVRRHARRQDMADLRRIDSAVYVCAADAVDAGELMAEPIGYVEGDWLSAVNIDTPLDLDFARFLSREREI; encoded by the coding sequence GTGGAACCTCTTCTCGCCATCATTCCGGCCCGCGGCGGTTCCAAGGGCGTACCGCGGAAGAACCTTCGCGTCGTCGGCGACCGCAGCCTGCTCGTTCGGGCGATCGATTCGGCGCGCGGCGTCCCTGGCATCGGGACCGTGCTCGTATCCACCGACGACGCCGAGATCGCCGACGCTGCCCGCGCCGCGGGCGCTTCGGTGCCGTTTCTGCGGCCGGCCGCGCTTGCCGGCGACGTGGCGCCTACTTTGCCCGTCGTGCGTCACGCGCTCGATTGGGCCCGCTCGAACGGCATGCGCCCGCCCGCGATCGTGTTGCTGGAGCCGACAAGCCCGTTCCGGACGACGGCGCTCGTCGCCGCCGCAGTGGAGCGTTTCGCGGCCGGAGATTGTCGAAGCGTCGTATCCGTCGTGCCGCTCGAGCGCAAGCCGGAGAATATTTTCGTCGCCGGACGGCATCTCGAGCGCTATATCCGCGATCCCGTCCGGCGGCATGCGCGCCGACAGGACATGGCCGACCTCCGACGAATCGACAGCGCAGTTTACGTCTGCGCGGCGGACGCCGTCGACGCGGGCGAATTGATGGCGGAGCCAATCGGATACGTCGAGGGCGATTGGCTGTCGGCGGTCAATATCGACACGCCGCTCGATCTGGACTTCGCGCGGTTTTTGTCGCGGGAGAGAGAAATATGA
- the neuC gene encoding UDP-N-acetylglucosamine 2-epimerase (hydrolyzing) yields the protein MSAPRRILIPLTTRGNYAKMKSTFRAAARRTDLDVSIVVGGGIVRERFGDFRARLTADGFAIAATLDFLVDDGATPVAQARSSAAAIGAFAALSAATKPDAVLLIADRYETLAFATAATCLALPIAHLEGGEVSGSIDERIRHATTKLAHFHLPANADAAERIRRMGEPADRIAVVGSPSLDLIADIDLSDTRAIAAAGPGEGDAIDFRAPYAVVSQHPVVGEHDAAAAQIAETLAAVDALGLPVAILLPNMDAGGAAIVAEIGRWRPAAKVPARVWPSMPMEAYATLLTGAACLIGNTSSGLREGAFLGVPAVNVGSRQTGRARAANVADAPPERGAILAAARRQVAHGRYPRDTLYGDGNAGEKITEALATMPLDLDKPIVY from the coding sequence ATGAGCGCCCCGCGCCGCATCCTGATCCCGCTGACGACGCGGGGCAACTACGCGAAGATGAAGTCGACGTTCCGCGCGGCGGCGCGGCGAACCGACCTCGACGTGTCGATCGTCGTCGGCGGCGGTATCGTGCGCGAGCGATTCGGCGATTTCCGCGCGCGTTTGACCGCCGACGGTTTCGCGATCGCGGCCACGCTGGATTTCCTCGTCGACGACGGTGCCACGCCGGTCGCGCAGGCGCGCTCCTCGGCCGCCGCCATCGGCGCTTTCGCGGCACTTAGCGCCGCGACGAAGCCGGACGCCGTTCTTCTGATCGCCGATCGTTACGAGACACTCGCTTTCGCGACCGCCGCCACCTGCCTTGCGTTGCCGATAGCGCATTTGGAGGGCGGCGAGGTTTCCGGCTCGATCGATGAGCGGATCCGGCACGCGACCACGAAACTCGCTCATTTCCATTTGCCCGCGAACGCCGACGCGGCCGAGCGTATCCGTCGGATGGGCGAGCCCGCCGATCGGATCGCGGTGGTCGGCTCGCCGAGTCTCGACCTCATCGCGGATATCGACCTGTCGGATACGCGCGCGATCGCCGCCGCGGGTCCGGGCGAAGGGGACGCGATCGACTTCCGCGCGCCTTATGCTGTTGTCTCCCAGCATCCCGTCGTGGGCGAACACGATGCGGCGGCGGCGCAAATCGCCGAGACGTTGGCCGCCGTCGATGCGTTGGGCTTGCCCGTCGCGATCCTGTTGCCGAACATGGACGCGGGCGGCGCCGCGATCGTCGCGGAGATCGGCCGCTGGCGCCCGGCGGCGAAGGTTCCCGCGCGCGTGTGGCCAAGCATGCCGATGGAGGCCTACGCCACATTGTTGACGGGCGCCGCCTGTCTGATCGGAAACACGTCGAGCGGCTTGCGGGAGGGCGCGTTTCTCGGCGTCCCGGCCGTCAATGTCGGATCGCGGCAAACCGGCCGCGCGCGCGCGGCCAACGTCGCCGACGCCCCGCCCGAACGCGGCGCGATCCTTGCGGCGGCGCGCCGCCAAGTCGCGCATGGCCGCTATCCGCGCGATACGCTTTACGGCGACGGCAACGCGGGCGAGAAGATCACCGAAGCGCTCGCCACGATGCCGCTCGATCTCGACAAACCCATCGTTTATTGA
- a CDS encoding NAD-dependent epimerase/dehydratase family protein has product MRVLIIGGDGYLGWPTAMHFSNRGDAVCVVDSFDKRRWELEEGVEPLLAIPTLQNRVREWKRLTGRDIDLRVGDICNQRFIYKVLETFQPDAIVHYGEQPSAPYSMHSRETAVYTQVNNVVGTLNLLFAMRRHVPKAHLVKLGTMGEYGTPNIAIEEGWITIEHEGRKDTVLYPKKPGSFYHLSKVHDSANIEFACRIWGVAATDLNQGVVYGIRTPETEMAPVLRTSFHYDHIFGTVLNRFLVQAAIGEPLTVYGKGGQTRGFLDIRDTIQCVTLACDNPAKPGEFRVLNQFTEQFSVNDLAGKVVAAARRASVDVTVRNLPNPRVELESHFYEAKHSKLLDLGLKPHLLTDESIDAMFESVRRHVEKVDRQIIQPTIKWAQ; this is encoded by the coding sequence ATGCGAGTTCTAATCATCGGCGGCGACGGCTATCTCGGATGGCCGACGGCCATGCATTTCTCCAATCGCGGCGACGCGGTCTGCGTGGTGGACAGTTTCGACAAGCGGCGCTGGGAACTCGAGGAAGGCGTGGAGCCGCTGCTCGCGATCCCGACGCTCCAGAACCGCGTGCGCGAGTGGAAGCGCCTTACGGGCCGCGACATCGATCTGCGCGTGGGCGACATCTGCAATCAGCGATTCATTTACAAGGTGCTGGAGACGTTCCAGCCCGACGCGATCGTGCATTACGGGGAGCAGCCTTCCGCGCCCTACTCGATGCACAGCCGCGAAACGGCCGTTTACACCCAGGTGAACAACGTCGTTGGCACGCTCAATCTGCTTTTCGCGATGCGCCGGCACGTTCCCAAGGCGCATTTGGTTAAGCTCGGCACGATGGGCGAATACGGCACGCCCAACATCGCCATCGAGGAAGGCTGGATCACAATCGAGCACGAGGGCCGCAAGGATACCGTGCTCTATCCCAAGAAGCCCGGCAGCTTCTATCACCTCTCCAAAGTTCATGATTCGGCGAATATTGAGTTCGCTTGCCGGATCTGGGGCGTCGCGGCGACCGATCTCAACCAGGGCGTCGTGTACGGCATCCGTACGCCGGAAACCGAGATGGCGCCGGTCTTGCGCACGTCGTTCCACTACGACCACATCTTCGGCACGGTGCTCAACCGCTTCCTCGTGCAGGCCGCCATCGGCGAACCGCTGACGGTCTACGGCAAAGGCGGCCAGACGCGCGGCTTCCTCGACATTCGCGACACGATTCAGTGCGTGACGCTGGCTTGTGACAATCCCGCCAAGCCCGGCGAGTTCCGCGTCCTCAACCAGTTTACGGAGCAATTCTCGGTCAACGATCTGGCCGGCAAGGTCGTCGCGGCGGCGCGCCGCGCGAGCGTCGACGTAACGGTGCGCAACCTGCCGAATCCCCGCGTCGAGCTGGAATCGCACTTCTACGAAGCCAAGCATTCGAAGCTTCTCGATCTCGGCCTGAAGCCGCATCTTTTGACCGACGAATCCATCGACGCCATGTTCGAATCGGTGCGGCGTCACGTCGAGAAGGTCGACCGGCAGATCATCCAGCCGACCATCAAGTGGGCGCAGTGA
- a CDS encoding radical SAM protein, which yields MDDGVSRPRPAGPRIFLAARGRRRQYELVALRKGGRIASCWPPSLPVQPCRAAIVEGRVAISPGDALRRGGVFCGDDMSRNPDPADAPMTATPVKIWICDLTYTQQTIASDIMPAAVGCVATYAEKILGDAIETRIFKFPEKLIAALESDEAPRAIGFSNYAWNEDLSAEFARVIKLHRPSIVTIFGGPNYPTTAVEQADFLRKYPQIDFYVVKEGEIGFVELVRALMEVDFDCARVRDDVPSVHRIAPDGTFKASPTVQRIRDLTEIPSPYLAGRMDEFFDGVMLPIVQTNRGCPFQCTFCVEGTDYYNKVAKTQALEKIERELEYIAERMARLRDERNGRSDLHIADSNFGMFKEDVEIARSIAGLQSRYRYPEYIMVATGKNNKDRVLEVARTVNGAIRLSGTVQSMDDVVLKNIKRANISLPQIMDLALSASEIGANSYSEIILGLPGDTLERHLASIQSIVEADFNIVCLYQLMLLPGTDLASEESVARWGMTTRYRAIPRCYGHFELFGERIVACEIERICVSNESLTFAQYLECRRMHLIVNLFYNDGIFKEVLRLLKSSGVRVYDWLERIYEDRSNPALNALFEDFLEETRRELWDDRDAFRAFTRDKSHIERFISGEFGSNLIFKYRSRALLENIGDLAVVAARALEATLAAAGVAAASRLGRELIVFAEARAAGIFDNRDIAIERVFEFDVPAYIADKTPGPVDSYRRPAPVLLRFEHTPDQLGIIRSYLGVYGSSLAGLSRILAKIYIRRLFRSAVEVAGVPPTVAADDELRFGQAALTGLNQFG from the coding sequence GTGGATGACGGCGTGTCCCGACCTCGTCCTGCGGGGCCACGGATTTTTCTGGCGGCACGCGGGCGCCGCCGACAGTATGAATTGGTGGCTCTTCGAAAAGGCGGGCGCATAGCGTCATGCTGGCCCCCGTCTCTCCCGGTCCAACCCTGCCGCGCCGCGATCGTCGAAGGGCGTGTCGCGATCTCGCCCGGCGACGCGCTCCGGCGGGGCGGCGTTTTTTGTGGGGATGACATGTCCCGAAACCCCGATCCTGCGGATGCGCCTATGACCGCCACTCCGGTGAAGATCTGGATTTGCGATCTGACGTATACCCAGCAGACGATCGCTTCGGACATCATGCCCGCGGCGGTGGGTTGCGTCGCGACCTACGCGGAAAAGATCCTCGGCGACGCCATCGAAACGCGGATCTTCAAATTTCCTGAGAAGCTCATCGCAGCGCTGGAGTCCGACGAGGCGCCGCGCGCGATCGGCTTTTCGAACTACGCATGGAATGAGGATCTGAGCGCGGAATTCGCGCGTGTGATCAAGCTTCATCGGCCCAGCATCGTCACGATTTTCGGCGGGCCGAATTATCCGACGACGGCGGTCGAGCAGGCCGATTTTCTGCGCAAGTACCCGCAGATCGATTTCTACGTGGTCAAGGAAGGCGAAATCGGATTCGTCGAACTCGTGCGGGCGTTGATGGAGGTCGATTTCGATTGCGCGCGCGTGCGCGACGACGTTCCTTCGGTACACCGGATCGCGCCGGACGGAACGTTCAAGGCGTCGCCGACCGTTCAGCGCATCCGCGACCTCACGGAGATTCCTTCGCCCTATCTCGCCGGCCGCATGGACGAATTCTTCGACGGCGTGATGCTGCCGATCGTCCAGACGAACCGCGGTTGTCCGTTCCAATGCACCTTCTGCGTCGAGGGTACCGACTATTACAACAAAGTCGCCAAGACGCAGGCGCTGGAGAAGATCGAGCGCGAGCTCGAGTACATTGCCGAGCGCATGGCGCGACTGCGCGACGAGCGCAACGGCCGCAGCGACCTGCACATCGCCGATTCGAATTTCGGCATGTTCAAGGAGGACGTCGAGATCGCGCGGTCCATCGCCGGGCTTCAGAGCCGCTACCGGTATCCCGAGTACATCATGGTGGCGACCGGAAAGAACAACAAGGACCGCGTCCTAGAAGTGGCGCGGACGGTCAACGGCGCCATCCGACTGTCGGGCACCGTGCAGAGCATGGACGATGTCGTCCTCAAGAATATCAAACGCGCCAATATCAGCTTGCCGCAGATCATGGATTTGGCCTTGAGCGCCAGCGAGATCGGTGCGAACAGCTATTCGGAGATCATTCTCGGATTGCCCGGCGACACGCTTGAGCGGCATTTGGCGAGCATCCAGAGCATCGTCGAGGCCGACTTCAATATCGTCTGTCTCTATCAGTTGATGCTTCTGCCGGGAACGGATCTCGCCTCCGAGGAAAGCGTGGCGCGCTGGGGTATGACGACGCGCTACCGCGCGATCCCGCGCTGCTACGGCCATTTTGAGCTGTTCGGCGAGCGGATCGTGGCGTGCGAGATCGAGCGGATCTGCGTATCGAACGAAAGCCTGACTTTCGCGCAGTATCTCGAATGCCGGCGCATGCACCTGATCGTGAACCTTTTCTACAATGACGGCATCTTCAAGGAGGTTCTCCGCCTTCTGAAGAGCTCCGGCGTGCGCGTTTACGATTGGCTCGAGCGGATTTACGAGGACCGCTCCAATCCGGCGCTGAACGCGCTGTTTGAGGATTTCCTGGAGGAGACCCGGCGCGAATTGTGGGACGACCGCGACGCCTTCCGCGCCTTCACGCGCGATAAATCGCACATCGAAAGATTCATCTCGGGCGAGTTCGGCTCCAACCTCATCTTCAAGTATCGCTCGCGCGCGCTTCTCGAGAACATCGGCGATCTGGCCGTCGTCGCGGCCCGCGCTCTGGAAGCGACGCTCGCGGCCGCCGGCGTGGCCGCCGCGTCCCGTCTCGGCCGCGAGCTCATCGTCTTCGCAGAAGCGCGCGCCGCCGGCATTTTCGACAACCGCGACATCGCCATCGAGCGCGTATTCGAGTTCGATGTCCCCGCCTACATCGCGGACAAGACCCCCGGTCCGGTCGACTCCTATCGCCGGCCGGCCCCCGTGCTGCTGCGGTTCGAGCATACGCCCGACCAGCTCGGCATCATCCGCTCCTATCTCGGCGTGTACGGCAGCTCGTTGGCGGGACTGAGCCGCATTCTCGCCAAAATTTATATCCGGCGGCTTTTCCGCAGCGCCGTCGAGGTCGCCGGCGTGCCGCCCACGGTGGCGGCCGACGACGAACTGCGCTTCGGCCAAGCGGCGCTGACCGGCCTCAACCAGTTCGGCTGA